The following are encoded together in the Proteiniphilum saccharofermentans genome:
- a CDS encoding transposase, with product MFKKSDENPQLGIFSSPTEYFRDSKKKEYLKNDSWHNRFRNHVVMRVDESIFRPLYSNGTGAPNASIRILVGMMILKEGQGWSDAQLFENCAYNLLVRSALGLMSLEDAEPVSSTYYLFRRHLVDYAREHGEDLFKKCQGQITRDQLLEFEVSGKQVRMDSKLVGSNIAWYSRYELIHETLRLFINEREEHIFNKSLSKEMFSLIESIQGETGNKVVYRSTKAEVDARFVELGKLMYRFIGLFKKHDYGHYQTLKAVFEQQYSVGRDKTVVPLEKEKVSAKSIQSPHDTDCHYRDKDGNKVKGYSVNVTETCDQPGDDKDTALNLITDTEVTVASAPDNGFLEQALDRTQEIISDKIEKVYADGAYHSADNQEYCQSDKNGIELILTGMQGPAPRYDIRLDEQNEINLIVTDNKTGTTIQAQRVKLRKDKTQRKWRIKTEEGKYRYFDEDNLRAAALRKKLDDIPIDEKNIRNNVEASIFQLGYHYPNDKSRYRSLAKHKLWAYSRSLWINFVRIVNYMTRISQRALFWQKLPQYIINLCFNMYIIVNILSINKNNHICPVKLHFSAI from the coding sequence ATGTTCAAAAAATCGGACGAAAACCCTCAATTGGGCATTTTTTCATCACCGACGGAGTACTTCAGAGACTCTAAGAAGAAAGAATACCTAAAAAATGACTCCTGGCATAACCGGTTCCGAAACCATGTTGTAATGCGTGTGGATGAGTCTATTTTCAGACCACTTTATTCTAATGGAACGGGGGCTCCTAATGCCTCTATCCGTATTTTGGTCGGTATGATGATCCTCAAGGAAGGCCAGGGATGGAGCGACGCACAATTGTTTGAGAACTGCGCATACAATTTACTTGTTCGCAGTGCTCTGGGTCTGATGTCGTTAGAGGACGCTGAGCCTGTTTCATCCACTTACTACCTTTTCCGTCGCCATCTGGTTGACTATGCAAGGGAACACGGCGAAGACCTGTTCAAAAAGTGCCAGGGGCAAATCACCCGTGACCAGCTATTGGAGTTTGAGGTGAGCGGCAAGCAGGTGCGCATGGACAGTAAACTGGTCGGCAGCAATATCGCCTGGTACTCCCGTTACGAGTTGATTCATGAAACCCTGCGTCTGTTTATCAATGAAAGGGAGGAACATATCTTCAATAAGAGCCTGTCCAAAGAGATGTTTTCCCTTATCGAAAGCATACAGGGTGAAACGGGCAACAAGGTGGTGTACCGCAGTACAAAGGCCGAGGTTGATGCCAGGTTCGTTGAACTGGGCAAACTGATGTACCGTTTTATAGGGCTCTTCAAGAAGCATGACTATGGTCATTACCAGACCCTTAAAGCGGTTTTCGAACAACAATACTCGGTTGGCAGGGACAAAACTGTCGTTCCTCTGGAAAAGGAGAAAGTCAGCGCCAAATCCATACAGTCACCCCATGACACCGACTGCCATTACCGTGACAAAGACGGCAACAAGGTCAAAGGGTATTCGGTGAACGTCACCGAGACATGCGACCAACCGGGAGATGACAAAGATACGGCATTGAACCTGATAACCGATACCGAGGTAACGGTGGCATCGGCTCCGGACAACGGCTTCCTTGAACAAGCCCTGGATCGGACACAGGAAATAATATCCGACAAAATAGAGAAAGTATATGCCGACGGGGCTTACCACAGTGCTGATAATCAGGAGTATTGCCAAAGCGATAAAAATGGCATCGAGCTGATACTCACAGGCATGCAAGGCCCCGCACCGAGATATGACATCCGTTTGGACGAACAGAATGAAATCAATTTAATAGTAACCGACAACAAAACAGGAACAACAATACAGGCACAACGGGTAAAACTCCGCAAAGACAAAACACAGAGGAAATGGAGGATCAAGACTGAAGAAGGAAAATACCGCTACTTCGATGAGGATAACCTCAGGGCTGCCGCTCTGAGGAAGAAATTGGACGATATCCCGATAGATGAAAAAAATATCAGGAACAATGTCGAAGCAAGCATTTTCCAGTTAGGATACCATTACCCGAATGACAAGAGCCGTTACAGGTCACTTGCCAAGCACAAACTATGGGCATACTCCCGCTCGTTGTGGATAAACTTCGTCAGGATAGTGAATTATATGACGCGAATAAGTCAAAGAGCGCTTTTTTGGCAAAAACTGCCACAATATATAATTAATTTATGTTTCAATATGTATATTATTGTAAACATACTTTCAATTAATAAAAACAATCACATTTGTCCGGTTAAACTTCATTTTTCAGCAATTTGA
- the xseB gene encoding exodeoxyribonuclease VII small subunit, producing the protein MKKITYTEAKKELEAIVFAIESGELDVDALTEKVKRASELIAFCKEKLTKTDKELQKILDDIA; encoded by the coding sequence ATGAAAAAAATCACTTATACAGAAGCCAAAAAAGAACTCGAAGCAATTGTCTTTGCTATTGAGTCGGGTGAATTGGATGTAGATGCCCTTACCGAGAAAGTAAAAAGGGCATCGGAACTGATCGCTTTTTGTAAGGAAAAGCTGACCAAAACCGATAAAGAACTACAGAAAATTTTAGATGATATCGCATGA
- a CDS encoding DUF3857 domain-containing protein: MVQIDTVLMQINDRNADTEIIIPYSKGDKISVDIVRLEDQDGNIIRKLKKNEIKDRSFISAVSLYEDDFVKYFDLKHDKFPYRIFYVSWIHYAKSLNIVDIDHARSKTPVHSSTLIVEVPIKDSIRYKYENVESPKTAVQNRFRKYIWKYGYIPPSSADIYRLDKDLKAPSIHIVPLHFKYGEAGSFESWKSFGNWIFRLNKNKDKLPAEECQRIDNLLRNTHSQKQKVEILYRYLQDYTRYINVSIKLGGLQTYPASYVCNNKYGDCKALTNYLQSMLKYAGIPSYYTLIEAGTKISELDVNFPSQAFNHVILTVPLEEDTVFLECTDKNIPFGYIGTFIQGRKALLVDENDSRLIPIPALQPDDVLCSRTIEVKTDIQQIHLSEVQKGHKYEFFNYAAKELGKDRVDNIIRSQIFSGKAELIDYELNSNNRQSPEISLTARFKAENIYKEYGKNIILSPFPMDFKDFETPDQRTTGVQINYPEFYQDTIIYEIPDKEIIKIPEKVFVETDFGKYEISFDLKNHTLVCYKTFLLYPGKYPIERYDEFFRFIQTMKNNELKNIHIEIL, from the coding sequence ATGGTACAGATTGACACCGTATTAATGCAAATAAACGACAGGAATGCGGATACAGAGATCATCATACCCTATTCCAAAGGAGATAAGATAAGTGTAGATATTGTCCGGCTTGAAGATCAGGACGGAAATATTATCCGGAAGTTGAAGAAAAACGAAATTAAAGACCGTAGTTTTATTTCTGCGGTATCGTTATACGAAGATGATTTTGTGAAATATTTCGATCTGAAGCACGATAAATTTCCTTACCGTATCTTCTACGTCTCCTGGATCCACTATGCAAAATCACTGAATATTGTCGATATAGATCATGCCAGATCTAAAACACCTGTCCATTCGAGCACTTTAATCGTAGAAGTACCGATAAAAGATTCCATAAGATACAAATATGAAAATGTGGAAAGTCCCAAAACAGCTGTACAGAACCGGTTCAGGAAATATATCTGGAAATATGGTTACATACCGCCGTCATCTGCTGACATCTATCGCCTGGACAAGGATCTGAAAGCCCCGTCCATCCACATTGTTCCCTTGCATTTCAAATACGGTGAGGCCGGAAGCTTTGAGTCCTGGAAATCCTTTGGAAATTGGATATTCCGCCTGAATAAAAATAAAGACAAACTACCGGCAGAAGAGTGTCAACGAATTGACAACTTACTCAGGAATACTCACAGCCAAAAGCAAAAAGTTGAAATTCTTTACCGGTATCTTCAGGATTATACGAGATATATCAATGTGAGTATTAAATTAGGAGGTCTTCAAACTTATCCGGCCAGCTATGTTTGTAATAATAAGTATGGCGATTGTAAAGCCCTTACCAATTATTTGCAATCCATGTTGAAATATGCAGGTATACCATCATATTATACACTTATCGAAGCCGGCACAAAAATCTCTGAATTGGATGTTAACTTTCCTTCTCAAGCATTTAACCATGTCATACTGACCGTACCGCTTGAAGAAGATACCGTTTTCCTGGAATGCACCGATAAAAATATTCCGTTCGGATACATCGGTACTTTTATACAAGGCAGGAAAGCGCTTTTGGTCGATGAGAATGACAGCCGGCTGATTCCGATTCCGGCACTACAGCCGGACGATGTGCTCTGTTCCCGGACTATAGAGGTAAAAACGGATATACAGCAAATCCATCTATCGGAAGTTCAGAAAGGTCATAAATATGAATTTTTTAATTATGCAGCCAAAGAATTGGGTAAAGATAGAGTAGATAATATTATCCGTAGTCAGATTTTTTCAGGCAAAGCGGAACTTATTGATTATGAATTAAACTCCAACAACAGACAATCTCCTGAGATCAGTCTGACCGCCCGATTCAAAGCTGAAAATATATATAAAGAATACGGTAAGAATATAATTCTTTCACCCTTCCCGATGGATTTTAAAGACTTTGAAACTCCCGACCAAAGGACAACCGGTGTACAAATCAATTATCCTGAATTTTACCAGGATACAATTATTTACGAGATACCCGACAAAGAAATTATCAAAATCCCGGAAAAGGTATTTGTTGAGACTGATTTCGGGAAATATGAAATCTCTTTTGACCTAAAAAATCACACATTGGTTTGTTACAAAACTTTTCTATTATACCCAGGTAAGTATCCTATTGAAAGATATGACGAATTCTTCCGGTTCATTCAAACGATGAAGAACAACGAATTGAAAAATATCCATATCGAAATTCTTTAA
- a CDS encoding IS4 family transposase produces MDKVNKKNLVGQPVFKQIINIIPKEKFDELVIRMKTDRYYKTFFSWEQLMVMLFGIFSRCDSMGEVCDGMRALAGKLNYLGMESSPAKSTAGDALRDRDEELFRLFYFALIAHFSPFLSVSRKRKRRKEGISFEEFYAFDSSTITLFSDIMKGVGRNPKGEGKKKGGLKVHMLTDIHADTPQFVKISEAKMHDKNFLQYLNLAPGSMIVFDKAYNYYLQYAKWTQTGVNYVCRLKDNAKYEVQEVLFEKKLEKGEYGVFKTEHIHINYKETVEIEVEGKKRRRNPNR; encoded by the coding sequence ATGGACAAAGTTAACAAAAAGAATTTAGTCGGTCAGCCGGTGTTCAAACAAATTATCAATATAATCCCCAAGGAGAAGTTTGATGAGTTGGTGATAAGAATGAAAACAGACAGGTATTATAAGACCTTTTTTTCATGGGAGCAGTTAATGGTAATGCTCTTTGGCATATTTTCCCGTTGTGACTCGATGGGGGAGGTTTGTGATGGAATGCGGGCTTTGGCGGGTAAGCTGAATTATCTTGGGATGGAAAGTTCACCTGCCAAAAGTACGGCCGGAGACGCGTTACGTGATAGGGACGAAGAATTGTTCCGACTGTTCTATTTCGCATTGATAGCCCATTTTTCTCCATTTTTGTCGGTCAGCCGCAAAAGGAAACGCCGCAAAGAAGGCATTAGTTTTGAAGAATTTTATGCATTTGACTCAAGTACAATAACCCTGTTCTCGGACATAATGAAAGGAGTGGGTCGTAATCCTAAAGGCGAAGGGAAAAAGAAAGGCGGATTGAAAGTCCACATGCTGACCGATATCCATGCCGACACGCCACAATTTGTGAAGATAAGCGAGGCAAAGATGCATGACAAGAACTTTTTGCAATATCTGAATTTGGCTCCGGGCAGCATGATAGTCTTTGACAAGGCGTACAACTATTACCTGCAATATGCCAAATGGACCCAAACGGGTGTAAATTACGTTTGCCGGCTAAAAGACAATGCAAAATATGAAGTTCAGGAAGTCCTGTTTGAAAAGAAGTTGGAGAAAGGTGAATATGGCGTTTTTAAAACGGAGCATATCCACATAAACTATAAGGAAACCGTTGAAATCGAAGTCGAGGGAAAAAAAAGAAGAAGAAATCCAAACAGGTGA
- a CDS encoding 2-C-methyl-D-erythritol 4-phosphate cytidylyltransferase translates to MIPEKKQSVIIVAGGKGLRAGGELPKQFQPIGGEPMLTHTIKAFYDYDYRIRIVVVLPEEAQLLWSQLCEEHRFSVPHTVVPGGETRFHSVKNGLEEISADEIVGVHDGARPFVTSGLIGRCFDTAFENQCGVIPVVDEVNSVRQLTGTGSRMVDRKQLKLVQTPQVFPAGELKKSYEAGFDPSFTDDASVAEKWGMGIQLVEGEVTNIKITTPFDMALADYYYQLMANR, encoded by the coding sequence ATGATCCCTGAAAAGAAGCAGAGCGTCATTATTGTAGCCGGAGGTAAAGGACTACGGGCAGGAGGGGAGTTGCCTAAACAGTTCCAACCCATCGGGGGTGAACCCATGTTGACACATACCATCAAAGCTTTTTATGATTATGACTACAGGATACGTATTGTCGTGGTGCTTCCGGAGGAAGCGCAGTTGTTGTGGTCGCAATTGTGCGAGGAACATCGATTCTCTGTCCCGCATACAGTCGTGCCTGGTGGAGAAACACGATTCCATTCCGTGAAAAACGGGTTAGAAGAAATTTCGGCAGATGAGATAGTGGGAGTCCATGACGGCGCACGTCCTTTTGTAACATCCGGACTGATAGGACGATGTTTTGATACTGCTTTCGAAAATCAATGCGGAGTGATCCCCGTGGTGGATGAAGTAAACAGTGTGCGTCAGCTCACCGGAACAGGAAGCCGGATGGTCGACCGGAAACAGTTGAAACTCGTTCAGACACCACAGGTCTTTCCGGCGGGGGAATTGAAAAAATCTTATGAGGCCGGTTTTGATCCTTCTTTTACCGACGATGCATCGGTAGCGGAGAAATGGGGTATGGGTATTCAACTGGTTGAGGGGGAGGTGACCAATATCAAAATCACCACCCCTTTCGATATGGCACTTGCCGATTATTACTACCAGTTGATGGCAAATCGATAG
- a CDS encoding winged helix-turn-helix domain-containing protein produces MFASLDPLLHSELRLAVMSILISVEEADFVYLREKTGATAGNLSVQIDKLNEAGYIDVERGFAGKRTRTVCRITQKGMHAFQLYVQALQSYLNPPKEE; encoded by the coding sequence ATGTTTGCATCGCTCGATCCTTTATTACATTCCGAACTTCGTCTCGCTGTGATGTCCATCCTTATTTCGGTGGAAGAGGCAGATTTCGTTTATCTCCGCGAGAAGACCGGTGCTACTGCCGGTAACCTCAGCGTGCAGATCGACAAACTGAACGAAGCAGGGTATATTGATGTGGAACGGGGATTCGCCGGTAAGCGTACACGTACTGTCTGCCGCATTACGCAAAAAGGCATGCATGCTTTTCAACTGTACGTGCAAGCTTTGCAGAGTTACCTGAATCCGCCGAAAGAGGAATAA
- a CDS encoding transposase: MKTLCLRLVWYKDEEGRKYKFITNNWEITDEEVALAYKNRWLIETTFKSLKQNFQLTYFYSDTENGIKTQVWCTLIAFLLLQVIQTKSESKKAFSTIAALLRMHLISHLDLTWVVTEGRRAYPKRMKSRNKSPSAAQLSLF, translated from the coding sequence GTGAAAACTTTATGCTTGCGTTTAGTCTGGTATAAAGATGAGGAAGGCAGAAAATACAAGTTCATAACCAATAATTGGGAAATAACGGATGAGGAAGTTGCCTTGGCTTATAAAAACAGGTGGTTAATCGAGACGACCTTCAAAAGTTTAAAACAGAACTTCCAACTCACCTATTTTTATTCCGACACGGAAAACGGTATAAAAACACAAGTTTGGTGTACATTGATCGCCTTTTTGCTTTTGCAGGTGATTCAAACCAAATCTGAAAGCAAAAAGGCATTTTCAACCATAGCCGCATTGTTGCGAATGCATTTGATAAGCCATTTGGATTTGACTTGGGTTGTGACCGAAGGCAGGCGTGCATATCCCAAACGGATGAAGAGTCGGAACAAAAGCCCATCGGCCGCACAGCTATCATTGTTCTGA
- a CDS encoding Lrp/AsnC family transcriptional regulator produces MEKIDKLDRQILEIISQNARIPFRDVAEQCGVSRAAIHQRVQRMIENDVITGSGYHVNPKVLGYASSAYIGVKLEKGSMYKNVIPEFDKIPEVTECHFTTGPYTLLVKIFARDNEHLMDLLNNRIQEIPGVVATETMISLSQSVKRGIPIMKDTNGE; encoded by the coding sequence ATGGAAAAAATAGACAAGTTAGATCGGCAGATTCTGGAGATCATTTCCCAAAATGCCCGGATTCCTTTCAGAGATGTGGCGGAGCAGTGCGGTGTGTCGCGTGCCGCTATCCATCAACGTGTGCAACGGATGATCGAAAATGATGTGATTACCGGTTCCGGATACCATGTAAACCCAAAAGTGCTTGGTTATGCCTCCAGTGCTTATATCGGGGTAAAACTCGAAAAAGGATCGATGTATAAGAATGTGATCCCCGAGTTCGATAAGATACCTGAAGTGACCGAATGCCATTTTACCACCGGCCCCTATACCCTTCTGGTGAAGATATTTGCACGTGACAATGAGCATCTGATGGATCTGCTGAATAACCGCATCCAGGAGATACCGGGTGTAGTAGCCACAGAGACGATGATCTCACTCAGCCAGAGCGTGAAGCGCGGAATTCCAATTATGAAAGATACGAATGGGGAATAA
- a CDS encoding DUF4886 domain-containing protein, with the protein MNKLLLKISIVICLLGVFPFFAWSQQSVSVTNFKNNPLPKNPTSLKILGIGNSFTDDGMQYLPDLLKHAGIDNVMLGRLVRGGCSLEQHHKIYTSGEAGYPRYEKSYPGKNAWEKVKEPCGFVEAVADKAWDIIVIQQVSELAGVYESFQPYLNELIDAIMSPLRKVGVII; encoded by the coding sequence ATGAATAAGCTTTTATTAAAAATCTCAATTGTAATCTGCTTGTTGGGAGTATTCCCTTTTTTTGCATGGAGCCAGCAATCGGTCTCAGTTACGAATTTCAAAAACAACCCTCTACCAAAAAATCCCACTTCGTTAAAAATACTGGGTATTGGTAATAGTTTTACGGATGACGGAATGCAATACCTGCCCGATCTGTTGAAACACGCAGGCATAGATAATGTTATGCTGGGGAGATTGGTGCGTGGGGGGTGCTCCCTTGAACAACACCATAAGATTTATACATCCGGAGAAGCCGGTTATCCACGCTATGAGAAGTCATACCCCGGAAAGAATGCCTGGGAAAAGGTAAAGGAGCCATGCGGATTTGTAGAAGCTGTTGCTGATAAAGCCTGGGATATTATCGTGATTCAACAGGTATCAGAGCTTGCAGGAGTGTACGAATCTTTCCAGCCCTATCTGAATGAGTTGATAGATGCAATAATGAGTCCGCTCCGAAAAGTCGGAGTGATAATTTAG
- a CDS encoding DUF3857 domain-containing protein: protein MGFAQEEKYSLDFGRVTQYEMVMKEYENDPDADAVILYNQGEYFYSGNYEQDGFLLRMKKQIKIKILKQSGVQYANFEIPIFNGNSGWESIESIEGTTYNIDQGFTQTKLETRNIFEEKVDDDVRVKKIALSDVRPGSVIELSYTIVTPYFFNMRRWYFQQKIPVIFSHLKYKAIPYYEYVYILKGTDKLDIFTATTPSSEIQFRNLRYREVIYNFGMNNLPAFKDEEFISSIDDYMININFQLSKFHHPNGGSRDIMTTWPAMCDEFLKNDYFGKYIKDVEKQASKIMSGIELKDKSAQEKIEIITEFVKSKYRWNGFSGKFADVNLKDFLKQQSGNTGNINLLLAGLLKSEGIEAYPVILSTRGNGTISFSHPFQHFFNYVIVLVEIDNRIILLDATDPLLYYAVLPEKCMNVEGLVIKPQSEEWITIQQKTSSTLQKNLKSEINPETNAFRI from the coding sequence ATGGGATTTGCCCAGGAAGAGAAATATTCACTCGATTTCGGAAGAGTAACCCAGTACGAAATGGTTATGAAAGAGTATGAAAATGATCCCGATGCGGATGCCGTCATACTTTACAATCAGGGAGAATACTTTTATTCGGGAAACTACGAGCAGGACGGTTTCCTGCTCCGCATGAAAAAGCAGATTAAGATTAAAATTCTCAAGCAGTCGGGCGTACAGTATGCCAATTTCGAAATTCCGATATTTAATGGAAATTCGGGGTGGGAATCCATCGAAAGTATTGAAGGCACCACATATAACATAGACCAAGGCTTTACTCAAACAAAATTAGAAACAAGGAACATATTCGAAGAGAAAGTGGACGATGATGTCCGCGTCAAAAAAATCGCTCTCTCAGATGTACGTCCCGGCTCGGTCATCGAACTAAGCTATACCATTGTAACCCCTTATTTTTTCAATATGCGACGATGGTATTTCCAGCAAAAGATACCGGTTATTTTCAGCCACTTAAAATACAAAGCAATTCCATATTATGAATATGTATATATACTTAAGGGAACCGATAAATTAGATATTTTCACCGCCACTACACCCAGCAGTGAAATCCAATTCAGGAATCTCAGATACCGGGAAGTAATTTATAACTTCGGGATGAATAATCTTCCTGCCTTTAAAGATGAAGAATTTATTTCTTCCATCGACGATTATATGATTAATATCAATTTCCAGCTTTCAAAGTTTCATCACCCCAACGGAGGAAGCAGAGATATCATGACCACATGGCCGGCCATGTGCGATGAATTCCTAAAGAACGATTATTTCGGAAAATATATCAAAGATGTAGAGAAGCAAGCCTCTAAAATTATGTCCGGAATCGAACTTAAAGATAAATCTGCACAGGAAAAGATTGAAATCATCACCGAATTTGTTAAATCGAAATACAGATGGAACGGGTTCTCAGGAAAATTTGCAGATGTGAATCTGAAAGATTTTTTAAAACAGCAAAGCGGAAATACCGGAAACATCAATTTACTGCTTGCAGGACTATTAAAATCAGAAGGGATAGAGGCATACCCCGTCATATTAAGTACCCGGGGCAATGGTACCATCAGTTTTTCCCATCCGTTTCAACATTTTTTTAATTATGTCATTGTATTGGTAGAGATCGATAACAGGATTATACTTCTTGATGCGACTGATCCTCTTTTGTATTATGCCGTATTGCCTGAAAAATGTATGAATGTAGAGGGGTTAGTGATAAAACCACAATCAGAGGAATGGATTACAATTCAACAAAAAACCTCATCGACATTACAGAAAAATTTAAAGTCGGAAATTAATCCGGAGACAAATGCCTTTCGGATCTGA
- a CDS encoding sulfatase-like hydrolase/transferase — translation MKSIIKITPLIFLTPLSCQQKQPQEQELPNILWLTSEDNSPFLGCYGDTLATTPHLDKLASQGFLYTHAYANAPVSAPSRNTIITGVYANSAGNENMRSTYAKSDEVRFYPQFLRELGYYCTNNKKEDYNILGKQLSGIWDESSDQAHYKNRKPGQPFFAIFNTTLSHEHVIHESIPDSELRHDPRKMSLPPYHPRTPEMEHDWAQYYDYIERMDAWIGEQLKELEDNGLLENTIVFYYADHGGILGRSKRYIYESGTRVPLIVRIPDKYKHLFPNSEKGTKVDRLISLVDLAPTLLSITGIPKPAYMQGNAFLGPDTTEDPEYVYMFRGRMDERYDLSRAVRDRKYRYIRNYMPHRIYGQHIDYLWKAPSLASWEQAYLNGECNEVQGRFWQYKPAEELYDTENDPWEVVNLAGKPEYGEVLERMRRANREWLLEIRDAGFIPEADRSTRTKNRAIYDYMREENIPLEEIVNAAEIASEGNPENLPLLVKFLESDDSAIRYWGAMGLLILGEKARPAVPALEKASADDFPNVATVAAEALYSLGRKELAEQILLDKLKNDDHTCTFALNSVDVLGIDSKAVKDKVSEIAEKYKLQYNLSAAKWLLEKWGI, via the coding sequence CGCAAGGCTTCCTCTATACCCATGCCTATGCAAACGCGCCGGTCAGCGCACCTTCAAGGAATACGATCATCACAGGGGTATATGCCAACTCGGCCGGGAATGAGAATATGCGCAGTACCTACGCAAAAAGCGATGAGGTAAGGTTTTATCCCCAATTCTTAAGGGAACTGGGGTATTATTGTACCAACAATAAAAAGGAAGATTACAATATCCTCGGGAAACAGCTCTCCGGTATATGGGATGAGTCGTCCGACCAGGCCCATTACAAGAACCGGAAACCGGGGCAACCCTTCTTTGCCATATTCAACACCACCCTCTCCCACGAACATGTGATACACGAGTCAATACCTGACAGTGAACTAAGGCATGATCCAAGGAAGATGTCCCTGCCTCCCTACCACCCCCGTACTCCCGAAATGGAACATGACTGGGCACAATATTATGATTATATTGAGAGGATGGATGCCTGGATAGGTGAGCAACTCAAGGAACTGGAAGATAATGGACTGCTGGAAAATACAATCGTATTCTATTATGCAGACCACGGCGGTATCCTGGGCAGGAGCAAGCGCTACATTTATGAGTCGGGGACACGGGTCCCACTTATCGTCCGCATTCCCGATAAATACAAGCATCTGTTTCCCAATAGTGAAAAGGGGACAAAAGTCGACAGGTTAATCAGCCTTGTAGACCTGGCTCCGACCCTGTTAAGCATTACAGGTATACCCAAACCGGCATATATGCAGGGGAATGCTTTTCTTGGACCCGACACGACAGAAGACCCGGAGTACGTGTATATGTTCAGGGGCAGGATGGATGAAAGATACGACCTCTCCAGGGCTGTGCGCGACAGGAAATACAGGTACATTAGAAACTATATGCCCCACAGGATCTACGGCCAACATATAGACTATCTTTGGAAGGCACCTTCCCTTGCATCGTGGGAACAGGCGTACCTGAACGGGGAATGCAATGAGGTGCAAGGCAGGTTCTGGCAATATAAACCGGCGGAAGAGTTATACGACACAGAAAATGACCCCTGGGAAGTGGTAAACCTTGCGGGTAAGCCGGAATACGGGGAAGTCCTCGAACGTATGCGCAGGGCAAACAGGGAGTGGCTACTGGAAATCAGGGATGCAGGGTTTATCCCTGAAGCAGACCGGTCGACAAGGACAAAGAACCGCGCTATATATGACTATATGAGGGAAGAAAATATTCCTCTTGAAGAGATAGTCAATGCTGCGGAAATAGCAAGTGAGGGCAACCCGGAAAATCTGCCGCTGCTGGTCAAATTCCTGGAGAGTGACGACAGCGCTATTCGTTACTGGGGAGCCATGGGACTCCTGATCCTGGGTGAAAAGGCACGGCCGGCCGTTCCGGCTTTGGAAAAGGCATCCGCAGATGATTTCCCGAATGTGGCAACCGTCGCAGCGGAAGCCTTGTATTCCCTGGGGAGAAAGGAGTTGGCTGAACAGATACTCCTGGACAAACTGAAAAATGACGATCATACCTGTACATTTGCCTTGAACTCAGTTGATGTATTGGGTATTGACAGCAAGGCTGTAAAGGACAAAGTCTCCGAGATCGCTGAAAAGTATAAACTACAGTACAACCTGAGCGCAGCCAAATGGTTACTGGAAAAGTGGGGAATATAG